One Aphelocoma coerulescens isolate FSJ_1873_10779 chromosome 5, UR_Acoe_1.0, whole genome shotgun sequence DNA segment encodes these proteins:
- the DKK3 gene encoding dickkopf-related protein 3 isoform X2, with product MARTLQKAESGEDLKTMRCLVETFNRGCTDDLLQQVRLMSAEEQPSAYFREFKDFCVIPFAFSFPFPLTMVQANAGVHGTQNGVDYIVSSLEGKKRTFYRRGLIAPFFRVKPPSNLRPEDSDKPGRGHWSVTEPWLYKKPQECIIDEDCETGKYCQFSTFEYKCQLCKPQHTPCSRDVECCGEQLCVWGECTRASAKGENGTICENQHDCNPGTCCAFQKELLFPVCTPLPEEGEPCHDPSNRLLNLITWDLEPDGVLEQCPCASGLSCQPHSHRSTSVCQLSANETQNTEKEDPLVMDEMPFLSLIPQDLLPDYEESSVIQEVRRELESLQDQAGFKPEPDSAQDLVLGDEI from the exons ATGGCAAGAACCCTCCAAAAGGCTGAATCTGGAGAAGATCTGAAGACAATGAGATGCTTAGTGGAAACTTTCAATAGAGGTTGCACAGATGATCTGCTCCAGCAAGTGAGATTAATGTCTGCTGAAGAGCAGCCAAGTGCTTACTTCAGAGAATTCAAGGATTTTTGTGtgattccttttgctttttcctttcccttcccactaACAATGGTCCAAGCCAATGCTGGAGTACATGGGACTCAGAATGGTGTTGACTACATTGTTTCCagcctggaaggaaaaaaaaggacgtTTTACAGAAGAGGGTTAATCGCACCATTTTTTAGAG TGAAGCCACCCAGCAATTTGAGGCCAGAGGATTCAGATAAGCCAGGGAGAGGGCACTGGTCTGTTACAGAACCATGGTTGTACAAGAAACCCcaa GAGTGTATCATTGACGAAGACTGTGAAACAGGGAAGTATTGCCAGTTCTCCACCTTTGAATACAAATGTCAGCTCTGCAAGCCCCAGCACACA CCCTGCTCACGGGATGTGGAGTGctgtggagagcagctctgcgtGTGGGGCGAGTGCACGAGAGCCTCTGCCAAAGGGGAGAACGGCACCATTTGTGAGAACCAGCACGACTGCAACCCTGGAACGTGCTGTGCTTTCCAGAAAG agctgctgtttccTGTGTGCACACCCTTACCTGAGGAAGGTGAACCCTGCCATGATCCTTCAAACAGGCTTCTCAACCTGATCACCTGGGACCTGGAGCCCGATGGAGTGCTGGAGCAGTGCCCCTGTGCAAGTGGCTTGAGCTGCCAGCCCCACAG CCACAGGTCTACATCTGTGTGTCAGCTGTCTGCCAATGAAACCCAGAACACTGAAAAAGAAGATCCCTTAGTCATGGATGAGATGCCCTTTCTCAGCTTGATCCCCCAGGATCTTCTCCCTGATTATGAGGAAAGCAGCGTCATTCAGGAAGTGCGGAGAGAATTAGAAAGTCTGCAGGACCAAGCAGGTTTCAAGCCTGAGCCTGACTCAGCTCAGGACCTGGTTTTGGGAGACGAAATCTAA
- the DKK3 gene encoding dickkopf-related protein 3 isoform X1, with the protein MARTLQKAESGEDLKTMRCLVETFNRGCTDDLLQQVRLMSAEEQPSAYFREFKDFCVIPFAFSFPFPLTMVQANAGVHGTQNGVDYIVSSLEGKKRTFYRRGLIAPFFREVKPPSNLRPEDSDKPGRGHWSVTEPWLYKKPQECIIDEDCETGKYCQFSTFEYKCQLCKPQHTPCSRDVECCGEQLCVWGECTRASAKGENGTICENQHDCNPGTCCAFQKELLFPVCTPLPEEGEPCHDPSNRLLNLITWDLEPDGVLEQCPCASGLSCQPHSHRSTSVCQLSANETQNTEKEDPLVMDEMPFLSLIPQDLLPDYEESSVIQEVRRELESLQDQAGFKPEPDSAQDLVLGDEI; encoded by the exons ATGGCAAGAACCCTCCAAAAGGCTGAATCTGGAGAAGATCTGAAGACAATGAGATGCTTAGTGGAAACTTTCAATAGAGGTTGCACAGATGATCTGCTCCAGCAAGTGAGATTAATGTCTGCTGAAGAGCAGCCAAGTGCTTACTTCAGAGAATTCAAGGATTTTTGTGtgattccttttgctttttcctttcccttcccactaACAATGGTCCAAGCCAATGCTGGAGTACATGGGACTCAGAATGGTGTTGACTACATTGTTTCCagcctggaaggaaaaaaaaggacgtTTTACAGAAGAGGGTTAATCGCACCATTTTTTAGAG AAGTGAAGCCACCCAGCAATTTGAGGCCAGAGGATTCAGATAAGCCAGGGAGAGGGCACTGGTCTGTTACAGAACCATGGTTGTACAAGAAACCCcaa GAGTGTATCATTGACGAAGACTGTGAAACAGGGAAGTATTGCCAGTTCTCCACCTTTGAATACAAATGTCAGCTCTGCAAGCCCCAGCACACA CCCTGCTCACGGGATGTGGAGTGctgtggagagcagctctgcgtGTGGGGCGAGTGCACGAGAGCCTCTGCCAAAGGGGAGAACGGCACCATTTGTGAGAACCAGCACGACTGCAACCCTGGAACGTGCTGTGCTTTCCAGAAAG agctgctgtttccTGTGTGCACACCCTTACCTGAGGAAGGTGAACCCTGCCATGATCCTTCAAACAGGCTTCTCAACCTGATCACCTGGGACCTGGAGCCCGATGGAGTGCTGGAGCAGTGCCCCTGTGCAAGTGGCTTGAGCTGCCAGCCCCACAG CCACAGGTCTACATCTGTGTGTCAGCTGTCTGCCAATGAAACCCAGAACACTGAAAAAGAAGATCCCTTAGTCATGGATGAGATGCCCTTTCTCAGCTTGATCCCCCAGGATCTTCTCCCTGATTATGAGGAAAGCAGCGTCATTCAGGAAGTGCGGAGAGAATTAGAAAGTCTGCAGGACCAAGCAGGTTTCAAGCCTGAGCCTGACTCAGCTCAGGACCTGGTTTTGGGAGACGAAATCTAA